Proteins encoded within one genomic window of Panicum virgatum strain AP13 chromosome 1N, P.virgatum_v5, whole genome shotgun sequence:
- the LOC120656653 gene encoding acanthoscurrin-1-like, with the protein MGRNREQWRDRALVLALALLVFTFALVPCAGAVAGEEEGGGPAEANPATGQTGPPLPPGWTGDSGSGHGSSPGGGSWEYGWSWAAGPDGKGGGFGFGYGGSGGEGGGGGGGGGGGGGGGGGAGSGKAFGFGIGGYKDHHGGFGGGGGGSGGYRGGDAGGFGGGGDGGGQHGEAGNGGGGYGGYAGGFGGGSAGGYGSSGAGDGDGAGSEGHFSGGGWSKRGGRSAQNDGGGNN; encoded by the coding sequence ATGGGGAGAAACCGTGAGCAATGGCGGGATCGGGCGCTGGTGCTTGCTCTTGCCCTCCTCGTGTTCACGTTCGCGCTCGTGCCGTGCGCaggcgccgtcgccggggaggaggagggaggcggcccGGCGGAGGCGAACCCCGCGACGGGGCAGACGGGGCCGCCGTTGCCGCCCGGGTGGACCGGGGACTCTGGGTCCGGCCACGGGTCCAGCCCTGGCGGCGGTTCTTGGGAGTATGGCTGGAGCTGGGCTGCGGGGCCTGATGGAAAGGGTGGCGGGTTCGGGTTTGGTTatggaggcagcggcggcgaaggcggcggcggaggtggaggcggcggcggcggcggcggaggtggtggtggagcgGGAAGTGGAAAGGCGTTTGGTTTCGGCATTGGCGGGTACAAAGATCACCATGGCGGCtttggaggtggtggcggcggttcTGGAGGCTACAGGGGTGGCGACGCTGGTGGCTTCGGGggtggcggcgatggtggcggtCAGCATGGAGAAGCTGGCAACGGCGGTGGAGGATATGGCGGCTACGCTGGCGGTTTCGGCGGTGGCAGCGCTGGTGGATACGGCAGCTCTGGTGCCGGAGACGGAGATGGGGCTGGATCCGAGGGACACTTCAGCGGCGGAGGCTGGAGCAAGCGCGGCGGAAGGTCAGCGCAGAACGACGGTGGCGGCAACAACTGA
- the LOC120656652 gene encoding histone-lysine N-methyltransferase, H3 lysine-9 specific SUVH5-like encodes MEGGGARVSPMACGARRHKALAPWRFQSAFVRRETNPGVVFDGDLRGSETLQMSCETAAGGGISDSLGRGGGVDRELEVPACDGDNEVPRGGGGGVGGDCGLDGVDGDLVAKEGNSPAKEGDSLPKECEIHEELDNAKEGGSLPKDCEIHEGLENNGITAEPHGAKPSNLPGLNCNADAEESNFVGKDCNLEGSRTGDDAQSNFVGKDCNLVDFVTGVPGLRKGRKAVAPWRFQTGYKPKGAQYLLSGNRSGEAEEPAFTVRAGSSKHSPVMASNRPHLKGGSASGGQRSLEVQKGTGPAPKKRKVDKDDHRISLVRENVLTKLREFRIIYKKLLEEEKFKCRGKWHGVRPDIAAFDIFRERFSADNDDMRYDGSIPGVRIGDVFNSVMELSVVGIHRAQSLLVDHIKKKDGTCLAVSVVSYAQPSAFDSLDFLLHVGSVAATCDQKLEGADMALQESMDTDTPVRVIHALVTDELGDDCRPKQLTTYVYGGLYLVEKFHREKAAGGQYVNTFHLRRMAGQKQIDIQVLKTKKPESFYGTFTVDISGGLEKVPISAINSISNECLMAFRYISQIQYPLNCRPDPPLGCDCVGGCSVSQKCACLVKNGGEFPYNDIGGNIEEKPLIYECGPSCKCPPTCRNRVSQHGMKFRLQVFKTNSMGWGVRTLDFIPFGSFVCEYIGELLKDEEAQKRKNDEYLFAIGNKYHDVPRWKAQIKTIPSLQNGPSEDDENGFAVDALNQGNFVRFINHSCTPNLYPQNVLHDHENISMPHIMFFAHEDIPPLKELSYDYNYEIDKVYDSDGNIKMKPCFCGSTECTGRLY; translated from the coding sequence ATGGAGGGCGGGGGCGCGCGGGTGTCGCCTATGGCGTGCGGCGCCCGGAGGCACAAGGCGCTCGCGCCGTGGCGCTTCCAGAGCGCCTTCGTGCGGCGGGAGACGAACCCGGGCGTTGTCTTCGATGGGGATCTCCGCGGCTCGGAGACGCTCCAGATGAGCTGCgaaacggcggcgggcggcgggatcTCCGACTCGCTGGGCCGCGGAGGCGGCGTGGATCGGGAGTTGGAGGTCCCCGCATGCGACGGGGATAATGAGGTCcccagaggaggaggcggcggggtcgGAGGGGATTGCGGCTTGGATGGCGTCGACGGCGATTTAGTTGCCAAAGAGGGTAATTCACCTGCCAAAGAGGGAGATTCGCTGCCCAAAGAGTGCGAAATTCACGAGGAACTTGACAACGCCAAAGAGGGAGGTTCGCTGCCCAAAGATTGCGAAATTCATGAGGGTCTGGAGAACAATGGAATCACCGCAGAGCCACATGGGGCTAAACCTAGCAACCTGCCGGGTTTAAACTGCAATGCCGATGCTGAGGAGAGCAATTTCGTGGGGAAAGATTGCAATTTGGAGGGTTCCAGGACTGGTGACGATGCTCAGAGCAATTTTGTGGGGAAAGATTGCAATTTGGTGGATTTCGTGACTGGTGTACCAGGTTTAAGGAAGGGGCGCAAGGCAGTGGCCCCATGGAGGTTCCAGACTGGGTACAAGCCCAAAGGGGCACAATATTTGTTATCAGGGAATAGATCAGGAGAAGCTGAAGAGCCAGCATTCACGGTCAGAGCTGGATCGAGCAAGCATTCTCCTGTCATGGCAAGCAATCGCCCTCATCTCAAAGGTGGTTCGGCTTCTGGTGGACAGCGTTCTTTGGAAGTTCAGAAAGGAACTGGTCCAGCACCGAAGAAGAGGAAAGTTGACAAGGATGATCACAGAATTTCCTTGGTCAGGGAAAATGTGTTGACTAAGTTGCGGGAGTTTCGGATAATTTACAAGAAGCTCCTGGAGGAAGAAAAGTTCAAGTGTAGGGGAAAATGGCATGGTGTGAGGCCTGATATTGCTGCTTTCGATATTTTCAGGGAGAGGTTCTCTGCTGATAATGATGACATGAGGTATGATGGAAGCATTCCAGGAGTTCGTATTGGTGATGTGTTCAATTCTGTCATGGAACTTTCCGTTGTTGGTATACACCGTGCACAATCGTTGCTAGTtgatcacatcaaaaagaaagaCGGGACGTGTCTAGCTGTCAGCGTCGTGTCGTATGCACAACCTTCTGCCTTTGATAGTTTGGATTTCCTCTTACATGTTGGATCCGTGGCTGCCACGTGTGATCAGAAGCTAGAAGGTGCTGACATGGCACTACAGGAGAGTATGGACACTGATACGCCTGTCCGCGTCATTCATGCATTAGTAACTGATGAGTTAGGTGATGACTGCCGACCTAAACAGCTTACTACTTATGTATATGGTGGTTTATACTTGGTTGAGAAATTCCACAGAGAAAAAGCAGCAGGAGGTCAGTATGTTAATACCTTTCATCTAAGAAGAATGGCAGGGCAGAAACAAATCGACATACAAGTTCTGAAAACTAAAAAGCCAGAATCATTTTATGGCACTTTCACTGTAGACATATCTGGAGGTCTTGAGAAGGTTCCTATTTCTGCTATTAACTCTATATCAAACGAGTGCCTGATGGCATTTCGCTACATTTCACAAATACAGTATCCCCTAAACTGTAGGCCAGATCCTCCATTAGGTTGTGATTGTGTTGGTGGATGTTCAGTCTCTCAAAAATGTGCATGCCTAGTGAAAAATGGAGGGGAATTCCCTTACAATGATATTGGTGGAAATATAGAAGAAAAGCCTCTTATTTATGAATGTGGGCCATCGTGCAAGTGCCCTCCTACTTGTCGCAATAGAGTTAGCCAGCATGGAATGAAGTTTCGCCTCCAGGTCTTCAAAACCAACTCAATGGGATGGGGAGTAAGAACTCTTGACTTCATACCATTTGGAAGTTTTGTATGTGAATACATAGGAGAGCTACTGAAGGATGAAGAGGCACAAAAAAGGAAGAATGATGAATATCTTTTTGCTATTGGAAACAAGTATCATGATGTACCTCGTTGGAAGGCCCAGATCAAGACTATTCCCTCCCTTCAGAATGGCCCTAgtgaagatgatgaaaatgGCTTTGCTGTTGATGCACTGAATCAGGGCAATTTCGTAAGGTTCATCAACCATAGTTGCACCCCCAACCTTTACCCACAGAATGTCCTCCATGATCATGAGAACATAAGTATGCCTCATATCATGTTTTTTGCTCATGAGGATATTCCTCCCCTTAAAGAGCTATCATATGATTACAATTATGAAATAGACAAGGTTTATGATTCTGATGGTAACATCAAGATGAAACCATGTTTTTGTGGATCTACTGAATGCACTGGACGGTTGTATTAA
- the LOC120656654 gene encoding cyclin-P4-1-like, giving the protein MAECEELVESGGAEEVPRVVAALAGILERVAERNDAAAAAELSAVAAPAASAFRATTKPGISVRAYMARIARFAGCSPACYVVAYVYLDRLLRRGRRLALAVDSYSVHRLLITAVLAAVKFMDDICYNNAYFAKVGGISLVEMNYLEVDFLFGVGFDLNVAPETFADYCAVLQSELLCAEAPPPPLRLQHCCLSDDDAGAGCSAQQQLAA; this is encoded by the exons ATGGCCGAGTGCGAGGAGCTGGtggagagcggcggcgccgaggaggtGCCCCGCGTGGTGGCGGCCCTCGCCGGCATCCTGGAGCGCGTCGCGGAGCGCaacgacgccgcggcggccgcggagctctcggccgtggcggcgccggcggcgtcggcgttcCGGGCGACGACCAAGCCGGGCATCTCGGTGCGCGCGTACATGGCGCGCATCGCGCGGTTCGCCGGGTGCAGCCCCGCGTGCTACGTCGTCGCCTACGTCTACCTCGACCGCCTcctgcgccgcggccggcgcctggccctcgccgtcgactcgTACAGCGTGCACCGCCTCCTCATCACTgccgtgctcgccgccgtcaAGTTCATGGACGACAT ATGCTACAACAACGCCTACTTCGCCAAGGTCGGGGGCATCAGCCTGGTGGAGATGAACTACCTGGAGGTGGACTTCCTGTTCGGCGTCGGCTTCGACCTGAACGTGGCGCCGGAGACGTTCGCCGACTACTGCGCCGTGCTGCAGTCCGAGCTGCTGTGCGCGgaggcgcccccgccgccgctgaggCTGCAGCACTGCTGCCtctccgacgacgacgccggcgccggatGCAGCGCccagcagcagctcgccgcaTGA